One part of the Peromyscus leucopus breed LL Stock chromosome 19, UCI_PerLeu_2.1, whole genome shotgun sequence genome encodes these proteins:
- the Tubb6 gene encoding tubulin beta-6 chain — protein sequence MREIVHIQAGQCGNQIGTKFWEVISDEHGIDPAGGYVGDSALQLERISVYYNESSSQKYVPRAALVDLEPGTMDSVRSGPFGQLFRPDNFIFGQTGAGNNWAKGHYTEGAELVDSVLDVVRKECEHCDCLQGFQLTHSLGGGTGSGMGTLLISKIREEYPDRIMNTFSVMPSPKVSDTVVEPYNATLSVHQLVENTDETYCIDNEALYDICFRTLKLTTPTYGDLNHLVSATMSGVTTSLRFPGQLNADLRKLAVNMVPFPRLHFFMPGFAPLTARGSQQYRALTVPELTQQMFDAKNMMAACDPRHGRYLTVATVFRGPMSMKEVDEQMLAIQNKNSSYFVEWIPNNVKVAVCDIPPRGLKMASTFIGNSTTIQELFKRISEQFSAMFCHKAFLHWFTGEGMDEMEFTEAESNMNDLVSEYQQYQDAMVNDGEEAFEDEDEEEINE from the exons ATGAGGGAGATTGTGCACATCCAGGCGGGCCAGTGCGGGAACCAGATCGGTACCAAG TTTTGGGAAGTGATCAGCGATGAGCACGGCATCGACCCGGCCGGAGGCTACGTGGGCGACTCAGCGCTGCAGCTGGAGAGGATCAGCGTCTACTACAATGAGTCATCCT ctcAGAAGTATGTGCCCAGGGCTGCCTTGGTGGACTTGGAGCCAGGCACCATGGACAGTGTGAGGTCTGGACCTTTCGGGCAGCTCTTCCGGCCTGACAACTTCATCTTCG GACAGACGGGCGCCGGGAACAACTGGGCCAAGGGCCACTACACGGAGGGCGCGGAGCTGGTGGACTCGGTGCTGGACGTGGTACGCAAGGAGTGTGAGCACTGTGATTGCCTGCAGGGCTTCCAGCTCACGCACTCGCTGGGCGGCGGCACGGGCTCGGGCATGGGCACCCTGCTCATCAGCAAGATCCGAGAGGAGTACCCGGACCGCATCATGAACACCTTCAGCGTCATGCCATCGCCCAAGGTCTCGGACACCGTGGTGGAGCCCTACAACGCCACGCTGTCGGTGCACCAGCTGGTGGAGAACACCGACGAGACCTACTGCATCGACAACGAAGCCCTCTACGACATCTGCTTCCGCACGCTCAAGCTCACCACGCCCACGTACGGGGACCTCAACCATCTGGTGTCCGCCACCATGAGCGGCGTCACCACATCGCTGCGTTTCCCGGGCCAGCTCAACGCCGACCTGCGCAAGCTGGCGGTGAACATGGTGCCCTTCCCACGCCTGCACTTCTTCATGCCCGGCTTTGCCCCGCTCACAGCCCGGGGCAGCCAGCAGTACCGGGCCCTGACAGTGCCCGAGCTCACACAGCAGATGTTTGACGCCAAGAACATGATGGCCGCCTGTGACCCGCGCCACGGCCGCTACCTGACCGTCGCCACCGTCTTCCGGGGCCCCATGTCCATGAAGGAGGTGGACGAGCAGATGCTGGCCATCCAGAATAAGAACAGCAGCTACTTTGTGGAGTGGATCCCCAACAACGTCAAAGTGGCCGTGTGTGACATCCCACCCCGGGGCCTGAAGATGGCCTCCACCTTCATCGGCAACAGCACCACCATCCAGGAGCTGTTCAAGCGCATCTCGGAGCAGTTCTCGGCCATGTTCTGCCACAAGGCCTTCCTGCACTGGTTCACCGGCGAGGGCATGGATGAGATGGAGTTCACCGAGGCGGAGAGTAACATGAACGACCTGGTGTCCGAGTACCAGCAGTACCAGGACGCCATGGTCAACGACGGGGAAGAGGCTTTTGAAGACGAGGATGAGGAAGAAATCAACGAATAA